In a genomic window of Apium graveolens strain L.+W99A mitochondrion, complete genome:
- the orf122a gene encoding hypothetical protein gives MINNLLWNIRGIGNIKSRRRVGKLVKMYNISLIAILEPLHHANKIQEFSNRISFNFSLANQEADDKIWLCWNHEVHVVLVGAFEQCIAVDIGFLNSDRVRLTVLYAKCSIQRLLWEKLPLLS, from the coding sequence ATGATTAATAACCTCTTGTGGAATATCAGAGGCATAGGCAACATCAAATCAAGAAGGAGGGTTGGCAAGCTTGTAAAGATGTATAATATCTCGTTGATTGCTATTCTTGAACCTCTTCACCATGCTAATAAGATTCAGGAATTCTCCAACAGAATTAGTTTTAACTTTTCATTGGCAAACCAAGAGGCAGATGATAAAATATGGCTCTGTTGGAATCATGAAGTTCATGTAGTGCTTGTCGGCGCGTTTGAACAGTGTATCGCAGTCGACATCGGCTTCCTTAATTCTGATCGGGTAAGGCTTACCGTTCTTTATGCAAAGTGCTCCATTCAACGGCTTCTTTGGGAAAAACTTCCATTACTGTCTTAA
- the orf118a gene encoding hypothetical protein, whose product MLSHRQRLGKHGRATCRETCTCGSGRGPRYTVLICVGPRNSSEIVMAQKQIWSGIPLFPVLVMFFISRLAETNRAPFDLPEAEAESVAGYNVEYARDAILKIVHCWRKPMSRGSGDSF is encoded by the coding sequence ATGCTGAGTCACCGGCAGCGCCTCGGAAAGCACGGACGAGCCACATGCAGGGAAACTTGCACGTGTGGTTCTGGCCGGGGGCCCCGGTATACTGTACTAATATGTGTAGGTCCCCGTAATTCGAGTGAGATTGTCATGGCGCAAAAGCAGATATGGTCTGGTATTCCCTTGTTCCCTGTATTGGTTATGTTCTTTATTTCTCGTCTAGCAGAAACGAATCGAGCTCCGTTTGATCTCCCAGAAGCGGAAGCTGAATCAGTTGCAGGCTATAATGTAGAATATGCGCGGGATGCGATCCTTAAAATAGTTCACTGTTGGCGGAAGCCAATGTCCCGGGGTTCCGGAGACTCATTCTGA
- the orf148a gene encoding hypothetical protein gives MLRQGKPQESIGWLPAPSRPASCSRGGGLLERTTHCCVAPTQGRALGEEHCFEVGKAWLTNHFEEAAGVLSSNDACGLSHSHPKRWPDSAWPGREESHIETTTLRESLSMLACGGGLSYGSPAATSDRPSRLILIWLYLYVASHVSST, from the coding sequence ATGTTGAGGCAAGGCAAGCCCCAGGAAAGTATAGGCTGGCTCCCAGCTCCATCTCGGCCGGCATCCTGCTCTCGAGGGGGTGGGCTCCTGGAGCGAACTACTCATTGCTGTGTTGCCCCAACCCAAGGAAGAGCACTTGGTGAGGAGCATTGTTTTGAGGTAGGGAAAGCGTGGTTGACAAACCACTTCGAGGAGGCGGCTGGAGTGCTTTCATCAAATGATGCATGTGGGCTGAGCCATTCCCATCCCAAGCGGTGGCCCGATTCGGCCTGGCCCGGTCGGGAAGAGAGTCACATAGAGACTACTACTCTCCGGGAATCTCTTTCTATGTTAGCTTGCGGGGGCGGGCTTTCCTATGGGAGTCCCGCTGCGACCTCTGACCGTCCGTCCCGTCTCATCTTGATTTGGCTATACTTGTATGTAGCCAGCCATGTTAGCTCCACATGA